One part of the Trypanosoma brucei brucei TREU927 chromosome 4, complete sequence genome encodes these proteins:
- a CDS encoding hypothetical protein, conserved (similar to Myosin heavy chain, striated muscle. (Swiss-Prot:P24733) {Argopecten irradians}), translating to MQQVDFGQQPIFDDRQSIDELSDLCASLKEQLAAKELNEYEQEVRLRDLRQQLKELSDVEGKLILANRNARVLEEENNALLMKLKSGETADTSGTSFRAEAVKLIEENSSLRSEVHELRGLLNKAQQRESHLDQRCKNINEQQEKNDLQVSLLKKRNAELEEQLHEVQHQWLLAKETWENERSRNLQDYEELLASVKRFDGTAQQRENWDVKTRGSNQHLQQALLKEDIAELEEKLQLAEERYRAKEREWREMEAALRVEISTLQGNNIGTGGDVYRAIQHQLDSFKHEVTVFREERKPGRMKNKLRLGDPSVDDVDDKVSEIDDSDASRESRIQSLEVLNGNISRKNELLMRENEELHKEIEHLHLRNSRAEEEYNDLEVRVKELEIALVSTEKELSLQKGYNINREKDSRCYDVHEMKAVLDENEQLRDSLLEYTRQISSLKAANEEQLAASESSRSEYQAEIAKLLLQNESLQQRLLLRNSRNNSAGELAHDSNDLGNGENEQRPRTRGVSEATVIDKFLKDKLDSTEDFMRSLETAWSEEDEAKRKMRRMSLQDFYKETEQRQNSLQLLQSEKNRLSNEIVDLRHANKSKENRIHELQESLSVLKRHLTNDGLGIVQGEPMRGSGIESRMRRLEEALAQKEQSEVAEKRDKKLQELNDQLFALREANDGLWKQLVSIKDERQEGQRHQSRRNSRSTRRSARRRSMEQLAYPPASPHLADKKKNAVAAGAHLAVTIVELRDLMKNGRPIIEPGYVVIKVKSVKEKYKTSVKELSSAIRFNETFYFYLAQPDEDVITLHVFYKSKGNSREHHVGDAAFTMATLHRGVPRQRVAIVAQNPGTRDARRAAEVEVTLQSDDFGMLSTPTLAQIEEDNIRFKELQKRVEMNSPESLHCVDVLMAMNTH from the coding sequence GTTGAAATCTGGGGAAACTGCTGATACATCAGGAACTTCATTTAGAGCCGAAGCAGTTAAACTAATTGAAGAAAACAGTTCTCTGCGTTCGGAAGTTCATGAGCTTCGGGGGTTACTTAATAAGGCTCAACAGCGTGAAAGCCACCTTGACCAAAGatgtaaaaatataaatgaacaacaggaaaaaaatgaccTGCAAGTGTCACtactaaagaaaagaaacgcagAGCTGGAGGAACAACTTCATGAAGTGCAGCATCAATGGCTTCTTGCAAAAGAGACTTGGGAAAACGAAAGATCCCGAAACCTTCAAGATTATGAAGAGCTGCTTGCGTCCGTAAAGCGATTCGATGGCACTGCCCAACAGAGAGAGAACTGGGACGTGAAGACCCGTGGAAGCAATCAACATCTTCAGCAGGCCCTTCTTAAGGAAGATATTGCCGAGCTCGAGGAGAAACTACAGCTTGCTGAGGAACGTTATCGTGCGAAGGAGCGTGAGTGGCGGGAAATGGAGGCCGCGTTACGGGTCGAGATAAGCACACTTCAAGGCAATAATATTGGAACTGGGGGCGATGTTTACCGGGCAATACAACATCAGTTGGATTCCTTCAAGCACGAAGTCACCGTCTTCcgggaagagaggaaaccAGGCCGCATGAAGAATAAGTTGCGCCTGGGCGACCCCTCAGTGGATGATGTTGACGACAAAGTGAGCGAAATTGATGATAGTGATGCCTCAAGGGAGAGCCGGATCCAATCACTCGAAGTGCTCAATGGTAACATTAGCAGAAAGAATGAATTACTTAtgagggaaaatgaagagctCCATAAGGAAATCGAACACCTTCACCTTCGGAACTCGCGTGCCGAAGAGGAATACAACGATCTTGAGGTGCGTGTGAAGGAGCTAGAAATTGCCCTTGTTTCCACAGAGAAGGAGCTTTCCTTGCAGAAAGGATACAATATCAACAGAGAAAAAGACTCCAGGTGCTACGATGTACATGAAATGAAGGCGGTTCTAGATGAGAATGAGCAACTCCGTGATTCATTGCTCGAGTATACAAGGCAAATTTCCTCTCTGAAAGCTGCGAATGAGGAGCAACTGGCTGCGAGTGAATCCAGTAGGAGTGAGTATCAGGCGGAAATAGCCAAACTACTTTTGCAGAACGAATCCCTTCAGCAGCGTCTGCTTTTACGTAACTCTAGGAATAATTCCGCGGGGGAGTTGGCCCATGATAGCAATGATTTGGGAAATGGGGAAAATGAGCAGAGGCCCCGAACGAGAGGAGTTTCTGAAGCAACTGTCATTGATAAGTTTTTGAAAGATAAGTTGGACTCGACTGAGGATTTTATGCGATCCCTGGAGACAGCATGGtcggaggaagatgaagcgaaaaggaaaatgaggcGTATGTCACTGCAAGACTTTTACAAAGAGACGGAACAGCGACAAAATAGCTTGCAGCTTCTTCAGTCAGAGAAGAATCGCCTTAGTAATGAGATCGTTGACTTGCGGCATGCTAACAAAAGTAAGGAGAATAGAATACATGAGCTTCAGGAATCTTTAAGCGTTTTAAAGAGGCATCTGACCAATGACGGTCTGGGCATTGTTCAAGGTGAACCAATGAGGGGGAGTGGGATTGAGAGTAGAATGAGAAGACTTGAAGAGGCCCTCGCACAAAAGGAGCAGTCCGAGGTCGCAGAAAAGAGGGATAAGAAGCTTCAAGAATTAAATGATCAGCTGTTCGCTTTGAGAGAGGCAAATGATGGACTGTGGAAGCAACTTGTTTCTATTAAAGATGAGCGACAGGAGGGTCAACGCCACCAATCAAGAAGAAATTCTAGAAGCACCAGGCGCAGTGCCCGGAGACGATCTATGGAGCAACTCGCCTACCCGCCGGCGTCTCCCCATCTAGccgataaaaaaaagaacgccGTTGCAGCCGGAGCCCACCTCGCAGTTACGATTGTTGAGTTAAGGGACTTAATGAAGAACGGACGTCCGATTATTGAGCCTGGATACGTCGTTATAAAGGTAAAATccgtgaaggaaaagtaCAAAACCTCTGTCAAGGAATTAAGCTCTGCTATAAGATTTAATGAgactttttacttttatcttGCTCAACCTGACGAAGACGTTATTACACTCCACGTTTTTTACAAATCCAAGGGGAATTCACGAGAGCACCATGTCGGTGACGCGGCTTTTACCATGGCTACCCTTCACCGCGGTGTACCTCGTCAACGCGTCGCGATTGTTGCTCAAAATCCAGGAACACGGGATGCAAGGCGGGCGGCGGAGGTGGAGGTCACCTTACAAAGTGATGACTTCGGTATGCTATCCACGCCAACCTTGGCGCAAATAGAAGAAGATAACATTCGCTTTAAAGAATTACAAAAAAGGGTGGAAATGAACAGCCCAGAGAGTCTCCACTGCGTTGATGTTCTAATGGCTATGAATACCCattag